GCATAAAAGTTATTGTGTAAAACAGCCAGAGCAAAAGCAAATATCTTATTAAGTTGCTTGAAAAACtgttttagaaatgtttcattttgaatagTGACAAACATGAAGAGCTGAAGATTGAAATGCATACCTGGAGTAACCCTCTAGTAGCTGTGTGAGGCGGGCATAGGAGAGTCGAGACTCTGGCACGCTGACCAGGAAGGGCAGGCCCACATTCTCAGTGTTTGGTCGACACAGAGCTTTGTGATTGGGCCAGTGGGTCCTCTGACACGCTCTGGGAATTGAGTTTACATGTTCATCGGAGAGTTAATGAttttaataaaggcaaaaatgacACATTCAACAGAAATGAATCCAAATATTACATCTCAATGAGGGCGAGGTAGCATTTTCCAGTGTTACTCACTGATTGCAGTAGCCCACACGGTAGCAGCGAGTGCAGCGCTTCAGCTTGTCTTCTTCAGACACTGGAGGCTTCAGGCAGGCGGCACACTTTGAGATGGGGATATTAGGGACCTGCAGTCTCTGTAGGAAAAGGAACAGCAAAGAAAGGCCCCTCAAAATTTCTGTAAAAACTAATATATTAAGTATGCAGTGGAATTCTACAATCAGGATTACCTGCTGCACTTGGAGCAATATGACTCTCTCTTTGGCCATGTCTTTGGAAAGCACCTCAAAGCAGAACAACATGTCAGAGGACGACACCGTGTCCAGGGAATGGGACGGCAGGAACATGCGGTGGAAGCGGTTCTTCCCAACCTGAGTGGAAAAAGTGTATCCATGAGTGATTTTCACATTCACGCTATCATTGCTCAAAGTATCAAGGTGTGAAATCCTGAATGTTTCCAACCTCTGCCAGTCTGAGGTTTTCTGATTTGACTCGGACACTCCTGGAGATGGATTCAAGGACTTCAACTGTGCTGGAGTTCTCCTTACTAACACTCACCAAGaactgataacacacacacaaaaggagtTAGTAAGTCAAAGTCAAAAGTATCTTTATGTCTTCCTCTGAAATGTTCATTGCTGGCCGTCACAGCATGTAGTTTGAGCCATTAAGTAGAAACAAGATACTGTATCTCACCTTGATGGGTTTTTTATGAGGTTCCTTGGCAAAGTAGAAAACTGAGAGAACCTTTTGTTTCTGAGGCAACGGCACAGGCAGGTAGAGGAAAGGGTCAAATGTGATGGACACCTGAAGAAGAGGGAAAAGTAAAAGGGGAAGGTGAATGAAAGCAGGTCATCATCACTGTAACAAgtcattaaacattaaaattcATCAACAGAAATGTTCAGAAGATGCCATTTGGTTACTTGGCTGACTGTGGCAAGATCAACCCTGCACAGTTAACATATTTCACACCGCACATTACTTAATATCACAACACCGTCAACAAATGTACATGATGCAACAGCCAAAAGTCTTATCCTTACTATAAAAAATGCGGGCTATGACTGTTaaagtgtttacattttcagtgaTTTCAAAAGGTTCATGCAAGCAGAAAGACATATTTTGTGTAAAGCTATTTGTGTTACCTTTGAGCATGTGGGGCACACAAGCTTGGATTTGAACTGGCCTTGAAACAGGTCCACTATAAAGGAGTCATTTCTCATTTTGTGTCTCTGCCATGCCTCCTCTGCCACCACCtgcaacagaaagaagagatcATCAGTTCAAAGCTTTGGGTAGACTTAAGAATAATGGTAGCTgttattgaattaaaaaatatccCCCTAAAAGGTTTCAATATACTTTTTTGTTATCCTCTGCTATCTGCATTTCCTGCCAGAGACTTCAAATCCACACCGGTTCTAGATATCTCATAGGTGAGAGAAACACCCACCTCATCCGGCTGTCCGTCAGAGTCGACAGTCTCTGTGTACGGTTTATTCTGAATGCGGTTCAAGTCTTCGTGAAGCCCATCCAGCAAAAAGGCCATGAACTCCTGGGCATCATGCTGCGCGTAGCCTGTAAACTGGCTGGCTTTACTCGCCACAATCGCCTGTTTggttgcaaacaaacaaatggaaaggagagggaaaatgaaaacacttttcAATTTTCATCAATCACAATGTAATAATCAGAATGGTATTGTCCCCTTACTACATTTCACTGTAATACATTTCCCTAAAAGAAAGACTTagagttaaaataataattaattcaaAGAAATATGTAGAACATGTTTTGTGCAGAGGATCTGCTGGGGTTGTTTACCTTGAGTTTTGAGGGTTGAAAGGCATGATGAGTTCCTTTCCAAAGGGCCCTGAGCAGCACAGCAAAGCCAATGGCTAGCCTGCCTCCTGTTCCGAGCGGGTTATTGCAGTTGATTTCTGCCTCAAATGCTCGATCTACACGGAAACAGAGAAGACATGTATGAATTAATAGAAACAGACGTCAACAGAAAGTCACTGGAAGTTTAGACGTACATGGACAAGCAGGGACACGTGGAATATACTTGTAGTCAAACTTCAGCTAAATTACATTAACTGACTTTTTGTGTATGTAGATGGAAACAAGGAAATACTAAACGCTACTGAAACTGTGATTTAAATAACTTCTGGAAAAATTCTTTCaactatttttttaagttaaggATAAAGTTTAGGCATAAACGCTTATCATACCATGTGGGGCTCTCTGGTCTCTGGACTATCAGCAAGCACAGGCAGCCAATAATTTTTGATGATTAATCATGGCAGGATTATTTGTTTAGCTGTGTACCCGTGCATCTTTTCTTAGAAACATAACAGCCCGCTATCTTTGGCAGAGACATAAAGCAGCATAATTAATTCTGCATTTGGTCAACATTAAGAGTTTTTCTTCAGGGCATTCTAATAAAATATACCAGAACTAATTTGTTTAACTATGGagccaaaaaatatatactatTTACCATGGAAATAATCCCTGAGTTCTCTGGTGTTGGACAGGGATTGGATGACACTGTTCATGAAACAGGTGTTTCCTAGGTTGACCAATCCTGTGAAGCCAGGCAGGCacaccttcttctcctcctcttcttcgtGGCGCTCATTGCTTGCAATGGGGGCATGGGTCATGGGCTGCACCATGCAGGTAGgtttaggctgagacaggaaaGAATAACACACTGGTTCAAGAAATCAGATCAACTCAAAATTCAGCCCTAAAGCTTTAAGACTACATTGACATGTAATGTTAATCGATAGTTTGGTTCAATGACTAAACATCAAAATCAATAGTTTCATTATCTCTTCTTTTCTTATCTCTCTATTCCTAGACTAACAAGGTGGTGCTTAATCGATAAGACCCAACTACCCAGGAAACAAACATCagtatttttctttctccttatCTCTTGATTAGATAATCATGTACCTATGTAGCTACTAACCGTGGTAACAGTGGGATCTGGCTTTGTGATGGAAACGTGCTCAGAGACAGAACGAGGAGCCACCACATCTAGACTGCCCTCCTCCACTCTAGACGACGCCTTAGGAGCCTTGGGTTTCTCCTCCCCGACCCTCGGAGGCTCCTCCTTGGCTGGTAGGCTGTGCTGGCTGCTGCCAGGCTGGCTGTTCTCCAAACAGGCAGGACTGGAGGGCACAGCAACTTTTGCACCACCCACTGCACCTTAGACAGAGGACAATGGAGCTTGTGGTAAGAATATTATCAATAGCAGGTGACTGCACAGAACATGTTTATGACGATTAATACAAAACAATCAGGTGAGCACTTCAGATTGGATTATCACAAATTGCAGAAACATAAAAAttcaaaatgatcaactttACAGTGAAGTTAAACAAGAAAAACGTATATTCTTTACGGGCAGTAATGAGGAAAAGAACGATATTAACAGAGAAGTAAAAATTGAGATAAGAAAGGCAAAAAGATTGTATAAGGATAAAGTAGAATATAAGTATAGCAGCGGTGACACTGACAAGAAACCTTTTAAAATTGAAGGAATAAATGATGTAGACCTTCCGGATGTTCTTAACCACTTCTTCTGCCGTTTTGATAAACAGGATTTTGCTGCAAATAAGACCCTCCTCAAAGAATCTCTCCTTTCGTAAGGCAATATTGTCAACTCTGAAGAATGTGTAAGAGTTCATCTTAAAAACATTAATATGAGGAAGGCCCCCGGTCCAGATCAAGTTTGTGGACACACATTAGGTTATTGTGCTGACCAGCTTAGCAGTGTTCTCCACCACATCTTCCAGTTGTCATTGGACTGTCACTTTATTCCTGCCATCTGGAAATCTTCCACTGTGGTGCCTATTCCAAAGATCACTAGTCCGAGGCAACTAAATAATTTTAGACCGGTTGCACTTACCTAATTAATTATGAAGACCTTTGAAAAAATGGTAAAGAACCTTGTTCTCTCAACAGTGGAGGGTAACCTTGATCCACTTCAGTTTGCCTACCAGGCAGGGAGAGGTGTGGAGGATGCAAAACTTTTTATCTTGAATAGTTTGtataaacatttagaaaagccACAAGCTCATGCTCGGCTCTTGTTTGCTGATTTTTCATCAGCTTCTAATACCATGCAGCCTCACCTTTTATAAGAATGAATGATCTGTGATTTTAAACTGCCTCATCAGCTTGTGCTGTGGATTATGGACTTTCTGACTGACAGAACTCAGAGGGTGTCTGTAAATTTATCAGACTCCCTAACCATTTCCACTGGCTCACCACAAGGGTGTGtcctttcccccctcctcttcattaTGTATACTGATGCTTGCAGGAGAAATCAAGGAACTCGTCTTCGACTTTAGACATAAGAGGGAGGCAGCCACAGAGTGCATCATACATAGTAAAAATGTGGAGATTGTGAGGTCATACAAATACTTGGGCACATATTTGGACGACCAACTCAAATTTGGTGTCAACACTGAGGCTATTGTAAAGAGGGGGCAACAGAGAATTCACCTTTTAAGGAAACTGAACTCTTTCTCAGTCAGTCCTGTAATACTTTGTTGCTTTTAACAGTCTTTTATTGAGAGactcctgttttttcttctgttagTTCCACGAGCTCTCCGTTAAAGACATAAATATTCTTACTGAAATTGTTAAAATCTGTTCTAAGATAATCGGCGTGAAACAGAGAGATTTAAACCAGCAGCACTTTTTGTAACCAGCAGATCCTCAGAAAGTCTGAGAGTATTTTAGCCTCTTCTGGTCACGCACTCTGTAGTGAATTTTGTCTGCTGCCATCACGTCCCCGTTATGTTTTATCTGCCTGTAAAACTAGCCGCTACTCAAAATCGTACATCCCTTCTGCGATCAGATTGCTGAATGCTCCTTAAAGACTTTATCTTTTGGCGCCACATATCTTTTATTTGACTGATCACTctagtgtgttttcatttcgtCTTCAGTCTGGCTGACTTTTAATCAGTCTGTCCAATATCAGTGTCTCCTTTATCTAGGTTTTAACTTCTTGTGTAGGCTAATCTGTTGCTTGTACGTCAACTTGTCTTTGTTCGTGTTTCTTTCTCATGTGTACTAGCTGCTCCACACCAATTGCCCcaagagggattaataaagttgtttgaattgaattgaattgaacctTGTGGGGCGGGGGCCTCCAGACCCCCCCAGCGCTGGCTGTGCCTCTTCTTCAGGGTGATGTCCAGTCGGGACGGTGTGAAGGAGTAGCTGCACTGCTCAGGCTGGATAAGATTCCTGAGGCGTGGGAGACAAACAGACGGAAATGTAAACATGCAATTTCTCTTCTTTCTAACGTCCAATTTGAAGATCTTAAatttcaaaacaacatttctggCATCTGTGACGGCAGAAGTTACCTGAGTTTGACTTGCCACTTGAAGACTGTGTTTGGTCCACAGTCTGAATGAAGCCGCAGAAAATTAACATCACTGCAAAGAGAGATTATTTATTGGTTATTGATGGACACTGATGCATGCAGATATGGAACAACCATATATTTCTGTGTCATTTTCGCGTTAACTACCTGGTCTGGAAGATGAGTGTGAAGTCCTGTTCCCTGAAGATTACCCTGGCTGTGTCCCTGCAGATCCCCTTCATGTAAACATTTACCACCATCAGGTCTGTGCCCTTCTCATACGAATCATTCTTCATAAATTGCAGGTTGACCATTGGCTCTGGGGCTGCAGGAAATTATTACATGGTTAAAATCATATTGAACTGAAGGAACAAATCAGTGCTAACAAGCTGAAGAGCAAAATAGAATCATATTAACATTCACTTTGTtcaatatttacatttgttCCTGGCAGAGCACCAGGCATCGTGACATGACACAAGCCTCACCCTGACACTCTGTTAACCGTCTTGATTTTATGCAGTTTTTAGGCTGATTTTTATTCTACTTCATTAGATGGTGAATGCTTTTACTCGGTTATTTTATTAGTCAAAAAGTTTTAGCCATCGTGCATTCAGATCTTCTGTTTTTATCCCCCTGCTTCCTCTTCCGCTCTTAGCTTGTGGCTACATTAAAGAACTGTCAGTGTGCCTTTTAAAGACTGAACTACTTCAGAAGGCAAACAGGACAATAACAAACCTCAGAGAACACATCAGTAGGCTCTCTGGTGAACTGCATAACTCTCACCCGTCTGGCTTTATGGAGGTGGCTCGGGACAAGCAAAACCGATTGCCACCGTCAACTTGGCCAATCCAGAAACCAGTCTGGGACCCTCCAACCTGTCCCTGGCCTTCCTCCTGCTCAACTCCGAGCCACCAGCTATCCTGGGCAGAAGTAGTGGCCTGCCTGCTCCACTCACGGGTGGATTTCATTGCCAATGTTAACGTTTTTTGGGAGCATGGGGAGCTCTTTGGCCTAGATGGGCTCCACCTCAACCACGCTAGAGCTCATGCCCTTTTCTACAATTTCTCTTTTGAAACTCTTTGCTCCCTGGCTGTCACTGTTGAAGTTGCATCTTTTCTCGATGTCATTCAGTTCAAGTTGACCTTcactccttttatttatttattgtttttattgcacaGCTTTTCTGTTAGAATTATTCTGTTCATGGTTTTGAATCTTTGTTATCGTTTTattctcttgttttattttcaaatttcaTTTTACGCAGTATCTTTGTTTTATTggtattttatttcaattttattgtcttttgaaATTGTCTAGctaaatagaaaacattttttgtggcAGGAATTAGAACTACACCAgtactgaaatgacaaactggtATTATcattatataaataaacttgacttgtgTGATAATCCTATCCCACGGACTTCTGCATTCCCTAAAGCCTTCCAAACTAACCTTCCTGTTGCTTTAATTCCAGTGGAGGCTCTTCCTTCGACTGGTCCCGCTTCTCTTCTCCATCAAAGCTGCCATGCTTCTGGGATATACTGGGTGACGCTTCTTGTTTGGCACTCACACCAACAGCTGGTACTGAATCTGTTTCTCTAGATGGAGGCTGCTGGTGGATCAGAGTATCCTGCTCTGATTGCTGCTCATCAGGCCTTTTCTCTGGTTCAGAGTCCGTTTTATCCTCCAGCATTTCAGGAGAGTTCGCTTTGTTGTTAGAGCTCACAGGTTTGAGGCAGTCGCTGGTGCTAATGGGAGCTGCTGATTGGCTTTCACTGCCATGTGCTGTTGCTTCTGACCCGTCAGAGGACTGGTTTTGCTTCTCTGCCACCTGAATTAGGGAAGACACAAGAAACTTTATTTCAAAGGCACCAAAGGCTTAAATAATATCTAAGGTCAGATGATTCTGCAGCTTTGGCAGGGTTTTATACGACACCCGttttatctccctctctcaccaGGCTAAAGCTCAGTATGAGTCTGAAGTGTTGGTAAAGACAGCTCAATACACTACTGCACACAAAATTGCAAAACTTCAGATTTGCAATACAAATCGAATTAGCACCAGAGAATTGTGATTAAATCAATTCTGCACAAAAGCAAATCACCAAGTCCTTATAAACAATGAGAACAATTGATAAATGTGTAAATCATGTTCAGTTCAGCAAAACATTTTCTCACCTGAGTTTTGTTGGTATGGCTGACAGGAGTAGCGACTGGGACTCCTGGTTTCTGATCCTGGCCACTCTCTAgtctctgtgatctgttgtCTCCATCTTCGCGTTGTGTTTGTGGGCTCCGACCAGcgggcaggtgtgtgtgtggagctttACCATTTACTACTGTAGACTTGGCAGATTTTGTGTCCCTGTCTGCTGGTGAGGCAGCCTCTTCCTTGGGGGTCTTGGGTGGCTGTACAACGGTGCGCTTAGCACTGGGCTCCTGCTGCTCGCCTCTTGCGGCTGTAACAGGCTTGCTGGTGGTGGCTGAGCCCTCTCCAGTTCCACCTTTCGCTCCCAAAGAGTCCGTAGTGGCCTTGTCACCAACTGGTTTGTTTTTAAGGCAGCGCTTGACAGCTTTGCCACCACTGCGCCTTGACTCGCTCTGTGCATGTGAGGGGGAAGGCTGCGAGGATGACAGTCTGGGTATCTCTGATGAATCCAAGGCAACAGCTTTCTCAGGCTCCTTGTCATTTTTGGTCTCTGTGGTTActgcctccttctccttcttgtttgactgaaacagaGTGAACAGAAGAAGAACCATTTTTATCATTTGGACAAAAGTAGAGTAAGCTGAAGACTCTATTGACAATGCAACTGCCATTCATAACTTGATGTTAAGTGGGATAATAGAACAGTAGGCAAGGAAATACTACAATTATAAagacagttaaaaacaaacattaaataaagcaggagaaatgtattttagtaaaggaacatttaaagcACTGCTCATGTTATGTGACTCACTTTAAGTGAAGGCCAGATGTGAAAAGGAATCTTCTTTTGCATGACGACAAGCAGGAAACCTCCCTTCTCCTTGTACTGAACTCTGCTACACGAGGCCTCAATTTCCTCCTGCAACTGGCATCTCCACTCACGTCCATCTGAAAAACAATGACATGCAGCCCCTATTAGAGTAGAACTAGTGTCATCACGAACATTTAAATAGCAGCAAATACAA
This region of Labrus bergylta chromosome 12, fLabBer1.1, whole genome shotgun sequence genomic DNA includes:
- the usp19 gene encoding ubiquitin carboxyl-terminal hydrolase 19 isoform X4; the protein is MASSGSNGAAGSETAGRRGGAQQRGGNGRENSSDLSSSTSKKKQKDRANQESREAKRAAAAAVDGVIAEVKKDVFVDWKQNVNEVTVRLRCGEGVQRIEDINTTFTDTHCHVCFPDGREWRCQLQEEIEASCSRVQYKEKGGFLLVVMQKKIPFHIWPSLKSNKKEKEAVTTETKNDKEPEKAVALDSSEIPRLSSSQPSPSHAQSESRRSGGKAVKRCLKNKPVGDKATTDSLGAKGGTGEGSATTSKPVTAARGEQQEPSAKRTVVQPPKTPKEEAASPADRDTKSAKSTVVNGKAPHTHLPAGRSPQTQREDGDNRSQRLESGQDQKPGVPVATPVSHTNKTQVAEKQNQSSDGSEATAHGSESQSAAPISTSDCLKPVSSNNKANSPEMLEDKTDSEPEKRPDEQQSEQDTLIHQQPPSRETDSVPAVGVSAKQEASPSISQKHGSFDGEEKRDQSKEEPPLELKQQEAPEPMVNLQFMKNDSYEKGTDLMVVNVYMKGICRDTARVIFREQDFTLIFQTSDVNFLRLHSDCGPNTVFKWQVKLRNLIQPEQCSYSFTPSRLDITLKKRHSQRWGGLEAPAPQVGGAKVAVPSSPACLENSQPGSSQHSLPAKEEPPRVGEEKPKAPKASSRVEEGSLDVVAPRSVSEHVSITKPDPTVTTPKPTCMVQPMTHAPIASNERHEEEEEKKVCLPGFTGLVNLGNTCFMNSVIQSLSNTRELRDYFHDRAFEAEINCNNPLGTGGRLAIGFAVLLRALWKGTHHAFQPSKLKAIVASKASQFTGYAQHDAQEFMAFLLDGLHEDLNRIQNKPYTETVDSDGQPDEVVAEEAWQRHKMRNDSFIVDLFQGQFKSKLVCPTCSKVSITFDPFLYLPVPLPQKQKVLSVFYFAKEPHKKPIKFLVSVSKENSSTVEVLESISRSVRVKSENLRLAEVGKNRFHRMFLPSHSLDTVSSSDMLFCFEVLSKDMAKERVILLQVQQRLQVPNIPISKCAACLKPPVSEEDKLKRCTRCYRVGYCNQACQRTHWPNHKALCRPNTENVGLPFLVSVPESRLSYARLTQLLEGYSRFSVNVFQPPFQSGRTSPETSQSRDLPQMPAGSPEGPGPGAEVMSDSCTVGSGDQELQSPSLLPECQGECAQASALHPAESESLSSSQTSLSTTQTTDSGFSEPVSSTSCCSLDPHAEKETTCEKAVRPEAAVTGYQHPSESASGHASQFYIALLDSNNKELRLDEKEDALEALPEDATLVLVWKNNERLKEYVLVSSKELEYEEDQGSLSETARAGHFTLEQCLNLFTKPEVLAPEEAWYCPKCQQHREASKQLLLWRLPNVLIIQLKRFSFRSFIWRDKINDMVDFPVRNLDLSKFCIGQKDEMQQPPIYDLYAVINHYGGMIGGHYTAYARLPSDKNSQRSDVGWRLFDDSTVTMVEESQVVTRYAYVLFYRRRNSPVERPPRFLRPVGAESPNAAGATASQASSQSLFGQDLDPEGPPTLTPEVPSDLFAHSGECAAPSYSNMEEVD
- the usp19 gene encoding ubiquitin carboxyl-terminal hydrolase 19 isoform X2, whose protein sequence is MASSGSNGAAGSETAGRRGGAQQRGGNGRENSSDLSSSTSKKKQKDRANQESREAKRAAAAAVDGVIAEVKKDVFVDWKQNVNEVTVRLRCGEGVQRIEDINTTFTDTHCHVCFPDGREWRCQLQEEIEASCSRVQYKEKGGFLLVVMQKKIPFHIWPSLKSNKKEKEAVTTETKNDKEPEKAVALDSSEIPRLSSSQPSPSHAQSESRRSGGKAVKRCLKNKPVGDKATTDSLGAKGGTGEGSATTSKPVTAARGEQQEPSAKRTVVQPPKTPKEEAASPADRDTKSAKSTVVNGKAPHTHLPAGRSPQTQREDGDNRSQRLESGQDQKPGVPVATPVSHTNKTQVAEKQNQSSDGSEATAHGSESQSAAPISTSDCLKPVSSNNKANSPEMLEDKTDSEPEKRPDEQQSEQDTLIHQQPPSRETDSVPAVGVSAKQEASPSISQKHGSFDGEEKRDQSKEEPPLELKQQEAPEPMVNLQFMKNDSYEKGTDLMVVNVYMKGICRDTARVIFREQDFTLIFQTSDVNFLRLHSDCGPNTVFKWQVKLRNLIQPEQCSYSFTPSRLDITLKKRHSQRWGGLEAPAPQVGGAKVAVPSSPACLENSQPGSSQHSLPAKEEPPRVGEEKPKAPKASSRVEEGSLDVVAPRSVSEHVSITKPDPTVTTPKPTCMVQPMTHAPIASNERHEEEEEKKVCLPGFTGLVNLGNTCFMNSVIQSLSNTRELRDYFHDRAFEAEINCNNPLGTGGRLAIGFAVLLRALWKGTHHAFQPSKLKAIVASKASQFTGYAQHDAQEFMAFLLDGLHEDLNRIQNKPYTETVDSDGQPDEVVAEEAWQRHKMRNDSFIVDLFQGQFKSKLVCPTCSKVSITFDPFLYLPVPLPQKQKVLSVFYFAKEPHKKPIKFLVSVSKENSSTVEVLESISRSVRVKSENLRLAEVGKNRFHRMFLPSHSLDTVSSSDMLFCFEVLSKDMAKERVILLQVQQRLQVPNIPISKCAACLKPPVSEEDKLKRCTRCYRVGYCNQACQRTHWPNHKALCRPNTENVGLPFLVSVPESRLSYARLTQLLEGYSRFSVNVFQPPFQSGRTSPETSQSRDLPQMPAGSPEGPGPGAEVMSDSCTVGSGDQELQSPSLLPECQGECAQASALHPAESESLSSSQTSLSTTQTTDSGFSEPVSSTSCCSLDPHAEKETTCEKAVRPEAAVTGYQHPSESASGHASQFYIALLDSNNKELRLDEKEDALEALPEDATLVLVWKNNERLKEYVLVSSKELEYEEDQGSLSETARAGHFTLEQCLNLFTKPEVLAPEEAWYCPKCQQHREASKQLLLWRLPNVLIIQLKRFSFRSFIWRDKINDMVDFPVRNLDLSKFCIGQKDEMQQPPIYDLYAVINHYGGMIGGHYTAYARLPSDKNSQRSDVGWRLFDDSTVTMVEESQVVTRYAYVLFYRRRNSPVERPPRFLRPVGAESPNAAGATASQASLIWRELENEEEGLDESPPGLFRSVLRRGKTLRNRDENEEDRTEGPMRQHRRRRVSDYPDDDCVRYFVLGTLAAMFALFVNLVYPLLCKTNWT
- the usp19 gene encoding ubiquitin carboxyl-terminal hydrolase 19 isoform X5; this translates as MKNDVFVDWKQNVNEVTVRLRCGEGVQRIEDINTTFTDTHCHVCFPDGREWRCQLQEEIEASCSRVQYKEKGGFLLVVMQKKIPFHIWPSLKSNKKEKEAVTTETKNDKEPEKAVALDSSEIPRLSSSQPSPSHAQSESRRSGGKAVKRCLKNKPVGDKATTDSLGAKGGTGEGSATTSKPVTAARGEQQEPSAKRTVVQPPKTPKEEAASPADRDTKSAKSTVVNGKAPHTHLPAGRSPQTQREDGDNRSQRLESGQDQKPGVPVATPVSHTNKTQVAEKQNQSSDGSEATAHGSESQSAAPISTSDCLKPVSSNNKANSPEMLEDKTDSEPEKRPDEQQSEQDTLIHQQPPSRETDSVPAVGVSAKQEASPSISQKHGSFDGEEKRDQSKEEPPLELKQQEAPEPMVNLQFMKNDSYEKGTDLMVVNVYMKGICRDTARVIFREQDFTLIFQTSDVNFLRLHSDCGPNTVFKWQVKLRNLIQPEQCSYSFTPSRLDITLKKRHSQRWGGLEAPAPQGAVGGAKVAVPSSPACLENSQPGSSQHSLPAKEEPPRVGEEKPKAPKASSRVEEGSLDVVAPRSVSEHVSITKPDPTVTTPKPTCMVQPMTHAPIASNERHEEEEEKKVCLPGFTGLVNLGNTCFMNSVIQSLSNTRELRDYFHDRAFEAEINCNNPLGTGGRLAIGFAVLLRALWKGTHHAFQPSKLKAIVASKASQFTGYAQHDAQEFMAFLLDGLHEDLNRIQNKPYTETVDSDGQPDEVVAEEAWQRHKMRNDSFIVDLFQGQFKSKLVCPTCSKVSITFDPFLYLPVPLPQKQKVLSVFYFAKEPHKKPIKFLVSVSKENSSTVEVLESISRSVRVKSENLRLAEVGKNRFHRMFLPSHSLDTVSSSDMLFCFEVLSKDMAKERVILLQVQQRLQVPNIPISKCAACLKPPVSEEDKLKRCTRCYRVGYCNQACQRTHWPNHKALCRPNTENVGLPFLVSVPESRLSYARLTQLLEGYSRFSVNVFQPPFQSGRTSPETSQSRDLPQMPAGSPEGPGPGAEVMSDSCTVGSGDQELQSPSLLPECQGECAQASALHPAESESLSSSQTSLSTTQTTDSGFSEPVSSTSCCSLDPHAEKETTCEKAVRPEAAVTGYQHPSESASGHASQFYIALLDSNNKELRLDEKEDALEALPEDATLVLVWKNNERLKEYVLVSSKELEYEEDQGSLSETARAGHFTLEQCLNLFTKPEVLAPEEAWYCPKCQQHREASKQLLLWRLPNVLIIQLKRFSFRSFIWRDKINDMVDFPVRNLDLSKFCIGQKDEMQQPPIYDLYAVINHYGGMIGGHYTAYARLPSDKNSQRSDVGWRLFDDSTVTMVEESQVVTRYAYVLFYRRRNSPVERPPRFLRPVGAESPNAAGATASQASLIWRELENEEEGLDESPPGLFRSVLRRGKTLRNRDENEEDRTEGPMRQHRRRRVSDYPDDDCVRYFVLGTLAAMFALFVNLVYPLLCKTNWT
- the usp19 gene encoding ubiquitin carboxyl-terminal hydrolase 19 isoform X1; translated protein: MASSGSNGAAGSETAGRRGGAQQRGGNGRENSSDLSSSTSKKKQKDRANQESREAKRAAAAAVDGVIAEVKKDVFVDWKQNVNEVTVRLRCGEGVQRIEDINTTFTDTHCHVCFPDGREWRCQLQEEIEASCSRVQYKEKGGFLLVVMQKKIPFHIWPSLKSNKKEKEAVTTETKNDKEPEKAVALDSSEIPRLSSSQPSPSHAQSESRRSGGKAVKRCLKNKPVGDKATTDSLGAKGGTGEGSATTSKPVTAARGEQQEPSAKRTVVQPPKTPKEEAASPADRDTKSAKSTVVNGKAPHTHLPAGRSPQTQREDGDNRSQRLESGQDQKPGVPVATPVSHTNKTQVAEKQNQSSDGSEATAHGSESQSAAPISTSDCLKPVSSNNKANSPEMLEDKTDSEPEKRPDEQQSEQDTLIHQQPPSRETDSVPAVGVSAKQEASPSISQKHGSFDGEEKRDQSKEEPPLELKQQEAPEPMVNLQFMKNDSYEKGTDLMVVNVYMKGICRDTARVIFREQDFTLIFQTSDVNFLRLHSDCGPNTVFKWQVKLRNLIQPEQCSYSFTPSRLDITLKKRHSQRWGGLEAPAPQGAVGGAKVAVPSSPACLENSQPGSSQHSLPAKEEPPRVGEEKPKAPKASSRVEEGSLDVVAPRSVSEHVSITKPDPTVTTPKPTCMVQPMTHAPIASNERHEEEEEKKVCLPGFTGLVNLGNTCFMNSVIQSLSNTRELRDYFHDRAFEAEINCNNPLGTGGRLAIGFAVLLRALWKGTHHAFQPSKLKAIVASKASQFTGYAQHDAQEFMAFLLDGLHEDLNRIQNKPYTETVDSDGQPDEVVAEEAWQRHKMRNDSFIVDLFQGQFKSKLVCPTCSKVSITFDPFLYLPVPLPQKQKVLSVFYFAKEPHKKPIKFLVSVSKENSSTVEVLESISRSVRVKSENLRLAEVGKNRFHRMFLPSHSLDTVSSSDMLFCFEVLSKDMAKERVILLQVQQRLQVPNIPISKCAACLKPPVSEEDKLKRCTRCYRVGYCNQACQRTHWPNHKALCRPNTENVGLPFLVSVPESRLSYARLTQLLEGYSRFSVNVFQPPFQSGRTSPETSQSRDLPQMPAGSPEGPGPGAEVMSDSCTVGSGDQELQSPSLLPECQGECAQASALHPAESESLSSSQTSLSTTQTTDSGFSEPVSSTSCCSLDPHAEKETTCEKAVRPEAAVTGYQHPSESASGHASQFYIALLDSNNKELRLDEKEDALEALPEDATLVLVWKNNERLKEYVLVSSKELEYEEDQGSLSETARAGHFTLEQCLNLFTKPEVLAPEEAWYCPKCQQHREASKQLLLWRLPNVLIIQLKRFSFRSFIWRDKINDMVDFPVRNLDLSKFCIGQKDEMQQPPIYDLYAVINHYGGMIGGHYTAYARLPSDKNSQRSDVGWRLFDDSTVTMVEESQVVTRYAYVLFYRRRNSPVERPPRFLRPVGAESPNAAGATASQASLIWRELENEEEGLDESPPGLFRSVLRRGKTLRNRDENEEDRTEGPMRQHRRRRVSDYPDDDCVRYFVLGTLAAMFALFVNLVYPLLCKTNWT